CGCCTCCGGCTCGGGCAAGTCGACGCTGCTTCGCTGCGCCAACCTCCTGGAGGAGATCGACGACGGCGCCATCTGGCTGGACGGCGAGGAGATCACCGATCCGCGCGCCGACCAGGACGCGGTACGGCGCCGTATCGGCGTGGTCTTCCAGGCGTACAACCTCTTTCCGCACATGACGGTTCTGGAGAACATCACGCTGGCCCCGCGCCGGGTGCACGGCGTGGCCCGCGCGGAGGCCGAGGGGCATGCACGCGAGCTCCTGGAGCGGCTCGGGCTCGCCGGGAGGGCGGGCGAGTACCCCGACCGGCTCAGCGGCGGTCAGCAGCAGCGGGTGGCGATCGTGCGGGCCCTCGCCGTACGTCCCCGGCTGCTGTTGTTCGACGAGATCACCGCGGCCCTCGATCCGGAGCTGGTGGGCGAGGTGCTGAACGTCGTGCGCGACCTTAAGGGCGACGGCATGACCATGGTGCTTGCCACGCACGAGATGGGCTTCGCGCGTGAGGTCGCCGACCAGGTCTGTTTTCTGGACTCGGGCGTGGTGCTGGAGCGCGGGAGTGCCGAGCAGATCTTCGGCGACCCGCGTGAGGAGCGCACTCAGCGCTTCCTGCGACGGATCGTTGAGGCGGGGCGCCTGTAGGAGCGGTAAGGACCGCGCGTCCAGGACGTCGGTCCTTACACGTCGGCCCGTGTCGGCCCCGCCAGCGCCGCGACCCGCTCCACTCCGAAGACGTAGCCCTGCACCCCGCATCCCGCGATGACGCCGTCGGCGCGCAGCGAGACGTAGGAGTGGTGCCGGAAGGACTCGCGCTGGTGGATGTTGGAGATGTGCACCTCCAGCACCGGCAGTCCGTCGCAGGTGTTGAGCGCGTCCAGGATGGCCACCGACGTATGGGAGTAGGCACCGGGGTTGATGACGATCCCGCAGTGGTTCAGCCGCGCCTCCTGGATCCAGTCGACCAGCTCCCCCTCGTGGTTGGACTGCCGGAAGTCCACCGTGCCGCCGTGCGCGGCCGCCGCCTTGGCGCACAGTGCCTCGACGTCGGCCAGTGTGTCCTTGCCGTAGATCTCCGGCTGACGCTGACCCAGCAGGTTCAGGTTGGGGCCGTTCAGGATCATGATCGGGGCGCTGGCAAGGGTGCGGGGCACGGTTCCTCCGGTCCGGTGGGAGCGGCTGCTCAGGTCCCGGTTTATCACGGTGCGGGGCGCGCGGTGCGGCCCGTACCCTCCCCGCA
This is a stretch of genomic DNA from Streptomyces sp. NBC_00285. It encodes these proteins:
- a CDS encoding amino acid ABC transporter ATP-binding protein — translated: MSDAPVLRMESVRKTFGDTVVLRDVDLEVAPHTVTALIGASGSGKSTLLRCANLLEEIDDGAIWLDGEEITDPRADQDAVRRRIGVVFQAYNLFPHMTVLENITLAPRRVHGVARAEAEGHARELLERLGLAGRAGEYPDRLSGGQQQRVAIVRALAVRPRLLLFDEITAALDPELVGEVLNVVRDLKGDGMTMVLATHEMGFAREVADQVCFLDSGVVLERGSAEQIFGDPREERTQRFLRRIVEAGRL
- the aroQ gene encoding type II 3-dehydroquinate dehydratase gives rise to the protein MPRTLASAPIMILNGPNLNLLGQRQPEIYGKDTLADVEALCAKAAAAHGGTVDFRQSNHEGELVDWIQEARLNHCGIVINPGAYSHTSVAILDALNTCDGLPVLEVHISNIHQRESFRHHSYVSLRADGVIAGCGVQGYVFGVERVAALAGPTRADV